From one Rosa rugosa chromosome 4, drRosRugo1.1, whole genome shotgun sequence genomic stretch:
- the LOC133707543 gene encoding D-galacturonate reductase-like: MATVPSVTLSSSSDEILTMPIIGMGTSSYPRADPETAKAAILKAIRAAGYRHFDTAFAYGSEQDLGAAIDEALHLGLINSRDDLFITTKLWASFADKDLVLSSIKTSLRNLLNIDMYIIHWPFKLGKEVKSMPVERDLVQPLDLKSVWEAMEECKKLGLARGIGVSNFTCSMLEELLSFAEIPPAVNQLEMNPAWQLKKLRDFCKAKGVHVTAYSPLGAARTKWGDNRILGSDVIEEIALARGKTTAQISLRWVYEQGVSIVTKSYNKERMRQNLDIFDFCLTEEELEKMSHLPQRKGVTFASLLGPHDIVLEIDAEL; this comes from the exons ATGGCAACGGTTCCTTCAGTAACCCTAAGCTCCTCCAGTGATGAGATCCTAACCATGCCTATCATCGGCATGGGAACTTCATCGTACCCTCGGGCCGACCCAGAAACCGCCAAGGCTGCCATTCTCAAAGCGATCAGAGCTG CTGGTTACCGACATTTTGACACCGCCTTTGCTTACGGGTCGGAGCAAGATCTCGGTGCAGCCATAGACGAGGCTCTCCATCTCGGACTCATCAACTCTAGGGATGACCTCTTCATCACAACCAAGCTTTGGGCTAGTTTCGCCGACAAAGACCTTGTGCTGTCGTCCATCAAAACCAGTTTAAG GAATCTACTCAACATTGACATGTACATCATACATTGGCCTTTCAAATTGGGAAAAGAGGTGAAAAGCATGCCTGTTGAGAGAGATCTGGTGCAGCCCCTTGATCTCAAATCTGTTTGGGAAGCCATGGAAGAGTGCAAGAAACTTGGCCTTGCTAGAGGTATTGGCGTCAGTAACTTCACATGCAGTATGCTCGAGGAGCTTCTTTCCTTCGCCGAAATCCCTCCGGCCGTCAACCAA TTGGAGATGAACCCAGCTTGGCAGCTGAAGAAATTGAGGGACTTCTGCAAGGCAAAGGGTGTTCATGTCACGGCTTACTCTCCGCTCGGAGCAGCTAGGACTAAATGGGGTGACAATAGGATTTTGGGGTCAGATGTGATCGAAGAGATTGCCCTAGCCAGAGGAAAAACAACTGCTCAG ATATCATTGAGATGGGTGTATGAACAAGGTGTGAGCATAGTAACAAAAAGCTACAACAAGGAAAGAATGAGGCAGAACCTTGACATCTTCGACTTCTGCTTGACCGAGGAGGAATTGGAGAAGATGAGTCATCTTCCACAACGGAAAGGGGTTACCTTTGCCTCACTTCTAGGACCCCATGATATCGTTCTGGAAATTGACGCAGAATTATGA
- the LOC133746389 gene encoding protein DELETION OF SUV3 SUPPRESSOR 1(I)-like, whose translation MAATEPKAVTEVAKMDLFEDDDEFEEFEINEEWEDKEEGKEVTQQWEDDWDDDDVNDDFSLQLRRELENNTEKKD comes from the coding sequence ATGGCGGCGACGGAGCCCAAGGCAGTGACTGAGGTCGCCAAGATGGACCTGTTCGAAGACGATGACGAGTTCGAAGAGTTTGAAATCAATGAAGAATGGGAGGACAAAGAGGAAGGCAAGGAAGTGACACAACAGTGGGAGGATGACTGGGATGATGATGACGTTAATGATGACTTCTCTCTGCAGCTGAGGAGGGAACTGGAAAACAACACTGAGAAGAAAGATTAG
- the LOC133746542 gene encoding COBRA-like protein 4, protein MGITKCKRSTLFASLMALAIFSSAVAYDPFDPSGSINIKWDVLSWTPDGYVAAVSISNNQMYRQITSPGWSLGWTWAKKEVIWSMVGAKVTDQGDCSKFKGNTPLCCEKTPTVIDLLPGAPYNQQFTNCCKGGVLTSLGQDPSTAVAAFQISVGFAGTSNKTVKPPKKFFLLGPGPGYTCSAANIVPSSVSLSPDGRSKTRAMMTWSLTCTYSQLLASKSPKCCVSLSSFYNPLITPCPSCACGCNDANNCVNDLKDSSLLQSKTSAKENAPQLLQCTEHKCPIRVHWHVKANYREYWRVKITITNFNFLMNYTQWTLVVQHPNLNKLANISSFLYKPLIQYSPINDTGMFYGIKSLNELIREAGPKGYIYTELILKKDKDTFTLDQGWAFPLRLYFNGDECVMPLPDLYPYLPNSAFYNSYPVSISSSTLATFLVLVLLVFM, encoded by the exons ATGGGGATTACCAAGTGTAAAAGAAGCACATTGTTTGCATCTCTCATGGCTTTGGCAATATTTTCTTCTGCAG TGGCTTATGATCCTTTTGATCCTTCTGGAAGCATAAATATCAAGTGGGATGTTTTGTCTTGGACCCCCGATGGCTATGTG GCAGCAGTGTCAATAAGCAACAACCAAATGTACCGGCAAATCACAAGCCCGGGATGGAGCTTAGGATGGACATGGGCAAAGAAGGAAGTGATCTGGTCCATGGTGGGAGCTAAAGTGACCGATCAAGGGGACTGTTCGAAATTCAAAGGGAACACCCcactttgttgtgagaaaaCTCCTACAGTTATTGACTTGCTTCCCGGAGCTCCTTACAACCAACAGTTCACCAATTGCTGCAAGGGTGGTGTTTTGACATCATTGGGACAAGACCCTTCTACTGCAGTCGCAGCATTTCAGATCAGTGTTGGCTTTGCAGGCACTTCAAATAAAACAGTAAAGCCTCCTAAGAAATTCTTTTTGCTTGGTCCTGGACCAGGCTATACTTGTAGTGCCGCGAACATTGTGCCATCCTCGGTTTCCTTGTCACCTGATGGCCGAAGTAAAACTCGAGCAATGA TGACATGGAGTTTGACTTGCACTTACTCACAATTGCTGGCCTCTAAAAGCCCAAAGTGCTGTGTGTCTCTGTCTTCCTTCTACAACCCCTTGATCACTCCTTGTCCATCTTGTGCTTGTGGTTGTAACGATGCAAATAATTGTGT GAATGACCTCAAGGATTCAAGTCTGCTACAATCAAAAACCTCAGCCAAGGAAAATGCACCACAACTGTTACAATGCACAGAACACAAGTGCCCAATCCGAGTTCATTGGCATGTGAAAGCTAACTACAGAGAGTATTGGCGTGTGAAAATTACCATCACCAATTTTAACTTCCTCATGAATTACACACAATGGACACTAGTTGTCCAGCacccaaatctcaacaaactgGCCAATATATCTAGCTTTCTCTATAAGCCACTTATCCAATACAGCCCCATAA ATGACACTGGCATGTTTTATGGCATAAAATCTCTTAATGAACTAATAAGGGAAGCTGGGCCTAAGGGATATATCTACACAGAGTTGATTCTTAAGAAGGACAAGGATACATTCACATTAGATCAAGGTTGGGCATTTCCTTTGAGGCTTTACTTCAATGGTGATGAGTGCGTGATGCCCCTTCCTGATCTATACCCTTATCTACCCAACTCTGCTTTCTATAATTCATATCCAGTTTCAATATCATCTTCTACACTGGCTACCTTTTTGGTTTTGGTACTGCTAGTCTTTATGTGA